In Kitasatospora sp. NBC_00240, the following are encoded in one genomic region:
- a CDS encoding NADP-dependent oxidoreductase, with translation MKAIQFHEAGGPEVLQYDEVPVPEIGPGEVLVRVHAAGINPPDWYLREGMKVMPAGMRPALEFPLIPGTDMSGVVQAVAPDVPGFAVGDEVFGMLRFPGFDGRTYAEYVAAPASDLAHKPAGIDHVQAAGAPMAVLTAWQYLVDLGHDVPSAFTGRVHQPVPITPGMTVLVNGAAGGVGHFAVQLAKWKGAHVIAVASGRHEQFLRKLGADEFIDYTRTQAADVVSGVDLVIDTVGGPDSSRFLAVLKRGGTMLPVFFAQYDPEETASRGITVSNIQVRSNGPQLAEIGRLFDEGKLQVGVDSTYPLPEAGSAHTRAAQGHLQGKIVLTVLS, from the coding sequence ATGAAGGCTATCCAGTTCCACGAAGCGGGCGGACCGGAAGTTCTGCAGTACGACGAGGTACCGGTTCCCGAGATCGGCCCGGGCGAGGTGCTCGTCCGCGTGCACGCGGCGGGCATCAACCCGCCGGACTGGTACCTGCGTGAGGGGATGAAGGTCATGCCGGCCGGGATGAGGCCGGCGCTGGAGTTCCCCCTGATCCCCGGAACGGACATGTCGGGCGTGGTTCAGGCGGTCGCTCCGGACGTGCCGGGGTTCGCCGTCGGTGACGAGGTCTTCGGCATGCTGCGCTTCCCCGGATTCGACGGCCGGACGTACGCCGAGTACGTGGCCGCGCCGGCTTCCGACCTCGCCCACAAGCCGGCCGGTATCGACCACGTGCAGGCGGCCGGGGCGCCGATGGCCGTGCTTACGGCCTGGCAGTACCTGGTTGATCTGGGCCACGACGTACCGTCTGCCTTCACCGGCCGGGTGCACCAGCCGGTGCCGATCACGCCGGGGATGACCGTGCTGGTCAACGGGGCCGCCGGTGGGGTGGGCCACTTCGCGGTGCAGTTGGCGAAGTGGAAGGGGGCACACGTCATCGCGGTGGCCTCGGGCCGGCACGAGCAGTTCCTGCGCAAGCTCGGCGCCGACGAGTTCATCGATTACACCAGGACGCAGGCCGCGGACGTGGTCAGCGGTGTCGACCTGGTGATCGACACCGTCGGTGGCCCGGACAGCTCACGGTTCCTGGCCGTGCTCAAGCGCGGCGGCACCATGCTTCCGGTGTTCTTCGCCCAGTACGACCCGGAGGAGACGGCTAGTCGGGGCATCACGGTCTCGAACATTCAGGTGCGTTCCAACGGCCCCCAGCTCGCCGAGATCGGGCGCCTGTTCGACGAGGGCAAGCTCCAGGTCGGGGTGGACAGCACCTACCCGCTGCCCGAGGCGGGCAGCGCGCACACGCGAGCCGCGCAGGGCCACCTCCAAGGCAAGATCGTGCTGACGGTGCTCTCGTGA